CCTAGCCGCGTCGAACCACGCATTCCGTACGTTGCAGCTTAAGCTACGGGAGAACGATCTCGCGATCACCGCTCACGACCAGGGGGAATCTTATGTGCCGTTGCTCCGCTGACAGCAGTCCCGTCGATGTCAAAGACATCCTCAATCGGCTGAAATCTCTCTCGGCTGCGGAGGAGTTCTTCGAAGCCCTAGGGGTCCCCTATGACCCGAAGGTTCTCGATGTCTCACGACTCCATATCATGAAGCGTATGGGCCAATACCTCGCGGCAGAGGACTTCTCCCATCTCCCAGACCGGGTAATCGCTGCTCGTGCCCGTGCCATACTGGAAAGGGCCTACTGTGATTTCGCGACCTCCGCGCCGCTCTCGCACCGGGTCTTCAAGGTGCTCAAGGACCACAATCCGAACAGACCTGTCACACCCGGCCGCACCGTTGTCCCGTTAGACTCTTTCCTGAAGCCGTTCGAAAAGAAGTGAGCACGGTTGCGACACGACAATGTCGGGAAGCTTACAATTCAGTCATATGCTAGCAACGTCGGAATCGAAGCCATTTCAATGTGATAGAGAACGCCAAACGGTTGGCACGAATGATGCACGCAAGCATGTGTACTGACAAGCCCGCCACCCATAGAGGGAGGGAGTAAGAAACCGCCATGCACATAGTTATCTGTATCAAACAGGTACCGGACTCCGCACAAATACGAGTGCATCCGGTGACGAACACAATCATGCGTCAGGGGGTGCCAACCATCATCAACCCCTATGATCTGTTCGCCCTTGAAGAGGCGCTCCAGTTGCGCGACCGCCATGGCGGCGAGGTGACCGTGCTCACCATGGGGCCGCCCATGGCAGAGGACGCGTTGCGCAAGGCGCTCACCTACGGCGCCGACCGCGCCGTACTCTTGACCGACCGTCATTTTGCCGGCTCCGACACTCTGGCGACCTCGTTTGCTCTTTCGCGAGCCATCGCGAAGATCG
The sequence above is drawn from the Rhizobium etli 8C-3 genome and encodes:
- the nifW gene encoding nitrogenase stabilizing/protective protein NifW, whose translation is MCRCSADSSPVDVKDILNRLKSLSAAEEFFEALGVPYDPKVLDVSRLHIMKRMGQYLAAEDFSHLPDRVIAARARAILERAYCDFATSAPLSHRVFKVLKDHNPNRPVTPGRTVVPLDSFLKPFEKK